The stretch of DNA GGTTGATTTCAGCGTACCGACAAAGTCTGAATCGGATAAACTTGGCGAGGTATTTCAATTTCATCCATTGGCAATCGAGGACTGCTTTCATTTCCTTCAGCGGCCGAAGCTTGATGAATATGATGGGTATCACTTCCTCGTCCTCCATGAACTGAATCATGAAACCTTTGTCTCGGATGAGTTGGATATTTTCTTGTCCGATCGCTATGTCGTCACTTTCCATCTGGAAGAATCGATGGCGGCAGATCATGTCTGGGAACAGGTTTCCAAAGAAGATCCATCTGCTCATTCCCCTTCCAATATTGTCTATCGATTGATTGATAAGCTTGTGGATGATTACTTCCCACCTCTTTATAAGATGGAGGATCGATTGAACGAAATCGAAGATGAGGAAAGTCATAAATCACCGCAGACTCTCATTAATGAAGTCTTTGATATTCGCAGCGATTTGCTCAGGGCACGCCGGACGATTGCACCTATGCGGGATTTGATTTATCGGTTGCTCAGCTTGCAGAAATTCGATTTCGTACAGGAGCAAAAAGCTTATTTCAATGATATTTATGATCATCTGCTGAAGCTTACGGAAATTGTCGACTCCAATCGGGAGCTGACATCGGATATGCGGGATAGTTACGAGTCCATCAACTCCAATCGAATGAATGCCATCATGATGACCTTGACTATCGTCTCGACCATTTTCATTCCGCTCACTTTCATCGCCGGCGTATATGGGATGAATTTCACGCATATGCCAGAGCTTGACTGGAAATATGGGTATCTCGCAGTGATTCTATTGATGGCTGCCATTGCATTGGGGATGCTATGGCGCTTTAAACGAAAAGGCTGGTTCAATATATTCAAATAAGAAAATGCGTGCAGAAAATCTGCACGCATTTTCTTATTGGTCGTCCACTACTTCTTTTAACAGCGACATAGCTTTCAGCGAAGGAGGGAACCCATTCAATAATGCACAATGTTGGATTGTCTCCATTATCTCTTGGACCGAGATGCCGGATAGGAGAGCCACTTCGAATTGCTGCCGAAGTGCACGCTCATCTCCATTCGTAACGAAAACGGCGATGGTGAGCAATGCCCTGAACCTACCGTTCAGTCCGGTATATCCCTTCTCCCCACTGTCTGCAGCAAGGTTCTCTTCTTCCTTCATCAGCTTGGCCACCAACGCCCAACCTTGATCTTTCGCTTCCTTCATCGACGACCCTCCGCATAATCCTTCCGCAAAACTAGATCTATTTTCCTAGTTCTGCATTTTTATTATCGGTTGAATCCATCACTTATGAACCGTTTGGAAGAAAAAAATCAATTTGGGAAGTGCAGCATCAAAATCACGGCCTGGCACTCCATGGCTGGACAGTTCCGACGATATAGCGGGGCTGCCGCTGTTTGACTGCTTCCCTGACACCAGCTGCTATTTCCTGATTGGTTAGCCATCTGGAATTTTCTCCTCTTATCCGAAAACCAAGGATGACTTCATGATAATCGATATTTTCGGCAACTGCAGGAATATAGTTATGCTTGGAATCATGCGCTCCGCTTCCTTTTATATGGAAAAATGATATATGCTTCTGATGTTCTCCATAAAGATCGCACATGGCTTGTGTCGCTTCATTGCCGCTATTATGAATCCAGCCGATAATGATATCAGGACTCGGTATTTTTTTCAGCTCGTTTTGGAAACTTGCCGGCTGAAGATAATCCGCTTGTATCGTATGCAGATGCTCTGGATGGGCAGCTTGCCTGGATAATCGCAGGAGGCTCTCACTCGTTCGGGCAACCACAGTCACCTCATGGCCCTCCTCGTTCCAGTCGAGGACAGCTGCCTGCAGCATGCCCGTTCCCCCGATAACCAAATAATGCGTCATATTATCTCCTTTCGAGAGCCAAAAGCCTGCCCTTGGCAAACTCTGAACCCATTCATTTCCAAGACTCAGGATACACATTCAGGTCGAGTCCCCATAATGGTCCAACCAATGCAAAGACACCCAATATGAGAAGGATGAGGGTGAAGATGTTCAGAGTAAAACCTGTCTTCACCATTTCGGCAATCGTTATTTTTCCAGATGCGAATATGATAGCGTTCGGCGGAGTTCCCACTGGCAGCATGAAAGCACAGTTGGCTGCCATCGCTGCAGGCACCATGATCGCATAAGGATGAACATCCAAAGCCAAAGCCAATGATGCCATCACCGGCAGAATCATCGTAGCGGTTGCTGTATTGGATGTAATTTCTGTCAAGAACAATACCAATGTCGTCGAAATGATGATGATCAGGAAAATATTCAAGCCTTCCAAGACTGTGAGCTGATCGCCGATCCATTGAGAAAGTCCGGAACTAGTGAAGCCTGCCGCAATCGCAAGACCTCCGCCGAATAACAGCAGCACCCCCCATGGCAACTCTTTCGAAACGTCCCAATCGAGGATTCTTTGTCCTTTTTTATTTATACTAGGAATCAAGAATAATAACACCCCTGCCAACACCGCAATGAATGTATCGCTGATACCAGGTATGGCGATGATCTCCAGCACGGCATCCGCTTCCCAAAGGAATGTGCGGCTTACCCACATAAAAGCGGCAA from Terribacillus sp. FSL K6-0262 encodes:
- the corA gene encoding magnesium/cobalt transporter CorA; amino-acid sequence: MIRSIAMTRDKKIRKDLPYRELNDPDIEWYWVDFSVPTKSESDKLGEVFQFHPLAIEDCFHFLQRPKLDEYDGYHFLVLHELNHETFVSDELDIFLSDRYVVTFHLEESMAADHVWEQVSKEDPSAHSPSNIVYRLIDKLVDDYFPPLYKMEDRLNEIEDEESHKSPQTLINEVFDIRSDLLRARRTIAPMRDLIYRLLSLQKFDFVQEQKAYFNDIYDHLLKLTEIVDSNRELTSDMRDSYESINSNRMNAIMMTLTIVSTIFIPLTFIAGVYGMNFTHMPELDWKYGYLAVILLMAAIALGMLWRFKRKGWFNIFK
- a CDS encoding carboxymuconolactone decarboxylase family protein encodes the protein MKEAKDQGWALVAKLMKEEENLAADSGEKGYTGLNGRFRALLTIAVFVTNGDERALRQQFEVALLSGISVQEIMETIQHCALLNGFPPSLKAMSLLKEVVDDQ